A section of the Myxococcus xanthus genome encodes:
- a CDS encoding caspase family protein has protein sequence MTRSLLFSLLLVPALAAAAPSASAPQASVRRFALLVGVNDGGEGRARLRYAVTDARSFGDVLEELGGVQPQDKLLLMEGDRAALESALVRFKAMLAAATTPGTRIEALVYYSGHSDEQGLLLQKDRFGYRELRKALESLPADVRIAILDSCASGTLARQKGGVRRPAFMVDASSAVRGHAILTSSSEDEVSQESDRIGGSFFTHNLVSGLRGAADVSGDGRVTLHEAYQFAFHETLARTEETRAGAQHPAYDIELAGTGDLVMTDLRSTAAVLVLGDLVDGRLYVRDSQGRLVVELKKYAGRTTELGLQKGRYSVMRKVLDQTSQAEFELGEGGRTVLAASAFRAVQGELTAMRGGGPLPASLSSGAGAGVAEVAAAGSGHRSRFFNVGLFPGLQTNDLMNAGEPVDNHLSMSMGVSRMARLDGVAMALGANVATDRVDGLQLALGANVVRGDMSGTQLAVGGNWAHGKAEGIQAAVGLNVARSSGSLGQLAVGANVSGTSLVGAQLAVGGNWTAGNVDGVQGAVAFNHTRDRMAGLQVAVGLNWAAEARGAQLSLVNVGGDVKGAQVGIVNVAGRMSGLQLGLVNVSRELDSGVPVGLVSIARNGQFHVEAFGNDFNYANTAIKVGSRYLYTTLVLGMGTMEGARGPSHWSLGLGLGAHIPISERFFLDVDAVTNTLYGWNLSFEGDRRLHQLRLVAGFQVARNLAIIGGPTLNVLHDSNGEPVSNLSRLSNLDAGGVLLWPGVQVGLRI, from the coding sequence ATGACGCGGTCCCTCCTGTTTTCGCTCCTGCTCGTGCCCGCCCTGGCCGCCGCGGCTCCCTCGGCCTCGGCGCCGCAGGCGTCGGTGCGCCGCTTCGCGCTGCTGGTGGGCGTCAACGACGGTGGCGAGGGACGGGCCCGGCTCCGGTACGCCGTCACGGATGCGCGCTCGTTCGGCGACGTGCTGGAGGAACTCGGAGGGGTGCAGCCGCAGGACAAGCTGCTGCTGATGGAGGGCGACCGCGCGGCGCTGGAGTCCGCCCTGGTCCGCTTCAAGGCGATGCTGGCGGCGGCGACCACGCCGGGCACGCGCATCGAGGCGCTCGTCTACTATTCGGGCCACTCCGACGAGCAGGGGCTGCTCCTCCAGAAGGATCGCTTCGGCTACCGCGAGCTGCGCAAGGCGCTGGAGTCGCTTCCCGCCGACGTGCGCATCGCCATCCTGGACTCGTGCGCGTCCGGCACGCTGGCCCGCCAGAAGGGCGGCGTGCGGCGTCCGGCCTTCATGGTGGATGCGTCCTCCGCGGTGCGAGGCCATGCCATCCTCACGTCGTCTTCCGAGGATGAGGTGTCCCAGGAGTCCGACCGCATCGGCGGCTCGTTCTTCACCCACAACCTGGTGTCCGGCCTGCGCGGCGCGGCGGACGTCTCAGGGGATGGCCGGGTGACGCTGCACGAGGCCTACCAGTTCGCCTTCCACGAGACGCTGGCCCGCACGGAAGAGACGCGGGCCGGGGCGCAGCACCCCGCGTATGACATCGAGCTGGCGGGCACGGGCGACCTGGTGATGACGGACCTGCGCTCCACCGCCGCGGTGCTCGTCCTGGGGGACCTGGTGGACGGGCGGCTCTACGTCCGTGACTCCCAGGGACGCCTGGTGGTGGAGCTGAAGAAGTACGCGGGCCGCACCACCGAGCTGGGGCTGCAGAAGGGCCGTTACTCGGTGATGCGCAAGGTGCTGGACCAGACCTCGCAGGCGGAGTTCGAGCTGGGGGAGGGCGGCCGGACGGTGCTGGCGGCCTCCGCCTTCCGCGCGGTGCAGGGGGAGCTGACGGCCATGCGCGGCGGTGGGCCCCTGCCGGCGAGTCTCTCGTCGGGCGCCGGTGCCGGCGTGGCGGAAGTCGCCGCGGCGGGCAGCGGGCACCGCTCGCGCTTCTTCAACGTGGGCCTGTTCCCCGGCCTCCAGACGAATGACCTGATGAACGCCGGCGAGCCCGTGGACAACCATCTCTCCATGTCCATGGGCGTGTCCCGCATGGCGCGGCTGGACGGCGTGGCAATGGCCCTGGGCGCGAACGTGGCCACGGACAGGGTGGACGGGTTGCAGCTGGCCCTGGGCGCCAACGTGGTGCGGGGCGACATGTCGGGCACGCAGCTGGCCGTGGGCGGCAACTGGGCGCACGGAAAGGCGGAGGGCATCCAGGCCGCGGTCGGGCTCAATGTGGCGCGGTCCAGCGGCTCGCTCGGGCAGCTGGCGGTGGGTGCCAATGTGTCCGGCACGTCGCTGGTGGGAGCGCAATTGGCCGTGGGCGGCAACTGGACGGCGGGGAACGTCGACGGTGTGCAGGGTGCGGTGGCGTTCAACCACACGCGGGACCGGATGGCGGGCCTCCAGGTGGCCGTGGGCCTGAACTGGGCGGCGGAGGCCCGGGGCGCGCAGCTGTCCCTCGTCAATGTGGGCGGTGACGTGAAGGGCGCGCAGGTGGGGATTGTCAACGTGGCGGGGCGGATGAGCGGCCTCCAGCTCGGGCTCGTGAACGTGTCGCGGGAGCTGGATTCCGGTGTGCCGGTGGGCCTGGTGAGCATCGCGCGCAACGGCCAGTTCCACGTCGAGGCCTTCGGCAATGACTTCAACTACGCCAACACCGCCATCAAGGTGGGCAGCCGCTACCTCTACACGACGCTCGTGTTGGGCATGGGCACCATGGAGGGCGCGCGTGGCCCCAGCCACTGGTCGCTGGGCCTGGGGCTCGGCGCGCACATCCCAATCTCCGAGCGCTTCTTCCTGGACGTGGACGCGGTGACGAACACCCTCTATGGCTGGAATCTGTCCTTTGAAGGCGACCGCCGCCTGCACCAGCTCCGGCTGGTGGCGGGGTTCCAGGTGGCGCGGAACCTGGCCATCATCGGCGGGCCCACGCTCAACGTGTTGCATGACTCGAACGGCGAGCCCGTGTCGAACCTGAGCCGTCTGTCGAACCTGGACGCAGGGGGCGTGCTCCTGTGGCCCGGTGTACAGGTGGGCCTGCGCATCTGA
- a CDS encoding tetratricopeptide repeat protein translates to MSKLLFAAFNDGVSLSMAGNHEAAILAFDKVLAVDPKHVPALTAKGASLATLERFEEALRCFERAIEVDPTEAEAHRDAALCQLELGEPEAAAQLLQRATQLNPTPGYRESAAVQIYTLGNALLTRGSRRPDKARYRQARHVFELALTLSPGSAECARALADVWEHLGDPVQRDHYAQLATRLRPVPA, encoded by the coding sequence ATGTCCAAGTTGCTGTTCGCGGCCTTCAATGACGGCGTGAGCTTGTCCATGGCGGGCAACCATGAGGCGGCCATCCTCGCTTTCGACAAGGTGCTCGCCGTGGACCCCAAGCACGTCCCGGCGCTCACCGCGAAGGGGGCGTCACTGGCCACGCTGGAGCGCTTCGAGGAGGCGCTGCGCTGCTTCGAGCGCGCCATCGAAGTGGACCCCACCGAGGCCGAGGCCCACCGCGACGCGGCCCTCTGCCAGTTGGAGCTGGGGGAGCCGGAGGCCGCCGCGCAGCTGCTCCAGCGCGCCACGCAGCTCAACCCCACGCCGGGCTACCGCGAGTCCGCCGCCGTTCAAATCTACACCCTGGGCAACGCGCTGCTGACGCGGGGCTCCCGTCGCCCGGACAAGGCCCGCTACCGCCAGGCCCGCCATGTCTTCGAACTGGCGCTGACGCTGTCTCCTGGTTCCGCCGAGTGCGCCCGGGCCCTGGCAGACGTGTGGGAGCACCTGGGCGACCCCGTTCAGAGAGACCACTACGCCCAGCTCGCCACCCGGCTCCGCCCCGTGCCGGCCTAG
- a CDS encoding 3-deoxy-7-phosphoheptulonate synthase — MIVMLEPDSPESVVSAVLQVASQYKGVTPRTHVIGGSEYTITEVYLLGSTAQVPVEPFEQIPGVRQVVRVSQKYRVIGRHKGQRTSAGFEYNGVTFDERSVNVFAGLCAVDNPENVDTMMAALARLGIRTTRMGAYKPRTNPYEFQGLGAACLPWVFESAGKHGIKVIAMEVTHPRHIDEIRDALERSGNATGVMLQVGTRNAQNFELLKSIGQQRVFPVLFKRGMGITLEESLNACEYVASEGNPKIIFCLRGVKTHLGDPHRNMVDFAHVPVVRRLTRLPVCVDPSHAIGQAAPPPDGLPDIFHAIGQGLIAGASMVLVDFHPHPEAALCDGPQALRMEQLPALQRYVQLVRSAYETAVQSGDGLQATGA; from the coding sequence ATGATCGTCATGCTCGAGCCGGACTCGCCTGAGTCCGTGGTGTCCGCCGTCCTCCAGGTTGCTTCCCAGTACAAGGGAGTGACGCCGCGGACGCACGTCATCGGTGGCTCCGAGTACACGATTACGGAGGTCTACCTGCTGGGTTCCACCGCGCAGGTGCCCGTGGAGCCCTTCGAGCAGATTCCCGGCGTGCGGCAGGTGGTGCGCGTGTCGCAGAAGTACCGCGTCATCGGGCGGCACAAGGGCCAGCGGACGTCCGCCGGCTTCGAGTACAACGGCGTCACCTTCGACGAGCGCTCCGTGAATGTGTTCGCTGGCCTGTGTGCCGTGGACAACCCGGAGAACGTGGACACGATGATGGCGGCGCTTGCTCGCTTGGGCATCCGCACCACGCGCATGGGCGCCTACAAGCCCCGCACCAACCCCTACGAGTTCCAGGGCCTGGGCGCCGCCTGCCTGCCCTGGGTGTTCGAATCCGCGGGCAAGCACGGCATCAAGGTCATCGCGATGGAGGTGACGCACCCGCGTCACATCGACGAGATTCGCGACGCGCTCGAGCGCTCCGGCAACGCCACGGGCGTCATGCTCCAGGTGGGCACGCGCAACGCGCAGAACTTCGAGCTGCTCAAGAGCATTGGCCAGCAGCGTGTCTTCCCGGTGCTCTTCAAGCGCGGCATGGGCATCACCCTGGAGGAGTCGCTCAACGCGTGTGAGTACGTGGCGAGCGAGGGCAATCCGAAAATCATCTTCTGCCTCCGCGGCGTGAAGACGCACCTGGGTGACCCGCACCGCAACATGGTGGACTTCGCCCACGTGCCCGTGGTGCGCCGGCTGACGCGCCTGCCGGTGTGCGTGGACCCGTCGCACGCCATTGGCCAGGCCGCGCCGCCGCCGGACGGACTGCCGGACATCTTCCACGCCATTGGCCAGGGGCTCATCGCGGGCGCGTCCATGGTGCTGGTGGACTTCCACCCGCACCCGGAGGCCGCCCTGTGTGACGGCCCCCAGGCCCTGCGCATGGAGCAGCTCCCCGCACTGCAGCGCTACGTCCAACTGGTGCGCTCCGCGTACGAGACGGCCGTGCAGAGCGGCGACGGGCTCCAGGCCACCGGCGCCTGA
- the pheA gene encoding prephenate dehydratase: protein MPESPRRIAFQGEPGAYGEEALRALHGADVEAVPCLTFRAVFEAVAEGRVHGGVVPVESSLGGPVAETVDLLLEHDVPATGELSLRIRHCLLAPPGLSLDDVQQALSHPQALAQCAGYLRRRGISPLPEANTAIAARKVAEEKPPHTAAIASRMSADLYGLAVLEEGVEDSPDNFTRFIALGTAPERTWTRRKTALAFTVENGPGALFRVMSAFSSRGLNVARLESRPQRRAWEYVWCLDVDGALEDPRVREAVAAAQAACVTLRVLGSYGVV, encoded by the coding sequence ATGCCTGAGTCGCCGCGTCGCATCGCCTTCCAGGGCGAGCCTGGCGCCTACGGAGAAGAGGCCCTGCGCGCGCTGCATGGCGCCGACGTGGAGGCCGTCCCCTGCCTCACCTTCCGCGCCGTCTTCGAAGCCGTGGCCGAAGGCCGCGTGCACGGCGGCGTGGTGCCGGTGGAGAGCTCGCTGGGCGGGCCCGTGGCGGAGACGGTGGACCTGCTGCTGGAGCATGACGTGCCGGCGACGGGCGAGCTGTCCCTGCGCATCCGCCACTGCCTGCTGGCCCCACCGGGCCTGTCACTGGACGACGTCCAGCAGGCCCTCTCCCACCCGCAGGCCCTGGCGCAATGCGCGGGCTACCTGCGACGGCGGGGCATCTCACCGCTGCCGGAGGCGAACACCGCCATCGCCGCGCGAAAGGTGGCGGAGGAGAAGCCTCCGCACACGGCCGCCATCGCCAGCCGCATGTCCGCGGACCTGTACGGGCTGGCCGTGCTGGAGGAAGGCGTGGAGGACTCGCCGGACAACTTCACGCGCTTCATCGCCCTGGGGACCGCGCCCGAACGGACGTGGACGCGGCGGAAAACGGCGCTGGCCTTCACCGTGGAGAACGGGCCGGGCGCGCTGTTCCGCGTGATGAGCGCCTTCTCCTCGCGCGGCCTCAACGTGGCGCGGCTGGAGTCCCGGCCGCAGCGCCGCGCCTGGGAGTACGTGTGGTGCCTGGACGTGGACGGCGCGCTGGAGGACCCGCGGGTACGCGAGGCGGTGGCCGCGGCCCAGGCCGCCTGCGTCACCCTGCGGGTGCTCGGAAGCTACGGCGTGGTGTGA